CGCTCCAAAACATGAGGCGAATGCCGGCCTTGAGTTTGCTGTAGCCGACAATCGGGTTACCGTCGAGAAACCAAACCGGGTGCCCATGCCAGATCTTGTTTTCAGCGCCTTTGAGGTTGGCGTCGATGGTGCGCGCGAGCAACTCGCAGATTTCTTTATCGGCTGCGGCCTGTGCGTTGTTGTATTTCTGTGTTTCAGAGTTCATGCCGTTCTAGAATTTGCCAGCGTCGCACCTCAGTCTTCATCGACGATGCTGTCAAAACTATAGCCGCGCGCACCCGGTTCGAGCCTTACACGCTTCTGGGCATCGACGCCCGACTTGCTGCCAAAAAAATCGTATTCTTTGCCTTGCTCGAGTTGTGGCATTGGCCGGGGGCCGACCCAACCCTCGCGCGGTCTGAAAACAGTGTAGCTAAATGTCACTGCACGCCCTTTTTTTATTTTTGACTTCGTGCGGATTGTCTTCGTCACGACAGCCTGCACCTCGGTCTTGAATGTCTCGCAATTGTCACAAGGCTCGTTATTGACCTGCGTGACCCTGATGCGCAAACGTTCGGGCGACTTTTTCTGCATCTCTACATAATACCGGGGATTAATTTCTGCGAAGAGAATGGTCGCAGAGAGAAAAACAATTGCCGAAACGAACTTGCGCATAAGGCCCAGAATACAAACCGCATTTACGGTGTAATTTGAGATTCAAACCTGTTCGCGTGTTCAAACGTAGCGATATAGAATTCGTATCAGGTAAAAAAGGCGAACTCTGCCGGGGTTGGCTTTATGCGCCCGATGCTGAGTCAGGGCGTCTGCCCGCAGTCATCATGGCGCACGGCTTCGGTGCCGTCAAAGAACTGCGGCTCGACGCCTATGCCGAGAAGTTCGCCGAAGCCGGCTGCGCTGTGCTCGTATTTGACTACCGCCATTTCGGTTCAAGCGAGGGCGAGCCGCGCCAACTGATTGACATATCGTTGCAACTCGAAGACTGGCGTGCCGCGCTTGAGTTTGCCCGCCACCATTCGGCAATCGATGCGAAGCGTATTGCGCTTTGGGGTAGTTCATTTTCTGGCGGTCACGTTGTTGAAATCGCCGCGGCAGACCAAAAAGTCCGCTGCGTAATTTCGCAGGTGCCCCACCTCGATGGTTTTGCCTCGGCGGCCATGGCAGGTGGCGCGCAGGCGGCAAGGCTCGGCATCGAGGCTGCGCGCGACGCTGCCAGCGGCCTTATCGGTTTAGATCCTCATTATGTCAAAATTGCGGGCGGCCCGGGAGACCTCGCTGCGATGACCTCTGAAAACGTCGCCGCGATCTGGCCGCGCATGATACCCACGGGTTTTAGCTTCGACAACCGCATCGCTGCGCGCATCTTCTTGCATCTGCCGCTCTATTCGCCCGAACGCTTCGCCGAAAAGATGACAATGCCCTGGCTGATTCAGGCAGCAACGCATGACCAGACCACCCCGCTTGCGCCCGCCGAAAAGGCCGCGCGGCTCGCGCCCAAGGCGACGCTGATCAAGTATGACTGCGACCACTTCGACCCATATCTGCCCCCGCTTTTCGACACGATCGTGGCGGCGCAGGTTGAGTTCTTAAAGAAGTGGCTTTAGCAGTTTCCTGAAAAAGGAAACTGTTAGCAGGCTTCCGGAACCGAAAAAGCGAAAAGCAGGCCGTTTCGGCCGCTTTAGCAGTCGTTTGCGCATGCAAACGACGAGGCTTTTCGCTTTTTCGGGAGTTTTTCCGGAGACTGTTAGAGCCTAGTGCCGAAGGTCGAGCTGCTTACGCAGCCTGAAAACGTTTGATTTCGACTTCGCTGCCGCTTCTCGAGGCATTTTCGGCGATTGCCAGGACTGCTTCTGTTCGCGGTTCATCTAAGTAGAATTCGCCGCAATTGTCGCAGATTTCGGCAGGGACATCTTTAATAATGATGATCGCCGATTTTCTGTTCAGGGTCACGTGCGTCAAACCGGGTTTCAATTCGCCAGTCTTACAGATATTACAATGCCTTATCATTTTCGCTGCCTCAAGGTCTCATCCCACAGCAGTGGGTCAGGCCTGTAAACTGAAATTATGATTTCGCTGTTGTGTTCGGCGTCGAAAGCAGCGATCACATGAGTTACGCCTGTCTTCCCGCGATGAAATAACAATCGGCTTGGTAGCGGCTTGTCATCTGGGTACGCGGCAATAACTTCATTGGCTTTTACCGCCTGCTTGACGTCGTTAACGGAAATCTCCCTTTCGAACATGCGTCGGATGGCATGGCCAGAAAATTCAAACCGCTTCTCATCCATGTTCTCGTCGAAAACACGGAATGGATTAGATTTGTCACGTGATTATCTGCTCCGCGGCATTTGCGACTGGGGCGCGGCGAGCTGGTGCTCTTTGAATTTACTGTATTCGCTAGCATCGCCCCTAATCATGGAAAATATGCTGACTTTGTCATTTTGCGCGGGGCTGATTAGCAGGTGGACGGTGGCAAGAACACTGTCAAGTTGCGAACCAATTGCCGGGCTTGGTGGGACAACAAAAACTGATTCAGTCTGCATTTCACCGCCGAGGTCTATCAAGTATTTGCGCATTTCGTCGCGTCTTACCTGGTCACCGATGTCATAGGTCACGATTATCGTTTCCGCATTGTGAATTAATGTCTTCATACCACTCGCCTCTTTCAATGCCTACCAGCGCACTAATTGTTCATCAAGAAATATTATCAATGTTGCTTTGATTGTTGATTTCAAAATTGCTAAAATCCAAACATTCTGGCATGCGAGCAAGAATTACGTCAATTTCTGCATGCGTCAAGTGCACCGCTTTTCTCTTGTCATATTTGTGCAAGATGACAGTACTGCCACCGATTGATAATTTGCCAGAATACCGATATATATTCTTATCGTTGTGTTGATGATAGCGATGCCATCTTCGCTGATGTTCGATAAGCCATTTAGTATCATTAAGTCGGCACAAATTCATGTTTGCTCCCCATCTAAACCGTTTGAAACTTTCGACTGTTCAATTGCGGGGGCATTTTCCGTGGGTGAACTTAGTTTTTCGACCCAATTGCCGTCGTTTTCAACGACGTGATACCTTTCATTATCCGTAGTAAATGTGAATCTGTCACCTGCTAAAATGCAACAAGCCCGAACCTTAGTTATTGTGCCTGCGACGCCAGAAAATTCTCGGCTCAGTCTTAGAAGTAGATCAGGATCTGGTATAAAATCGTGCCTCGATCTTGGCAGGATTTCTTGGCCGCAAATTTTACAAACTTTCATATAGACTGCTTTTAACAGGTCTCTATCTACAGCAAGCCACCGGGATAGAAGAACTACAAGCATTCGACACGAAGCCAGTATTTAGCACCGCTGGCCCGACTGGGCCCGCCGTGCTAGTTGTCCAACGATTACAGTCAAAATAGGTAGCACCATTGAAACCTACGCTTATCCACTTTGTGGTGCCAAGATCTGTTCCGCTTTGAAGTTCTATCAAAATTTCATGAACCGTGCACATGTGCGCATTGGTATCAGAGCAAGCTGTTTGACAAAGAGTCTTTGCAGCTGCGTAGCTGCCGATGTTCCCATTTGTCGCGGTGCTTGCGCCGCAGTATGAACCTAAGCGCTGGGACATGCCCGTATACAGCGCATCAAAGTTCTGATTCATCTCAGTCGCTGAGACGACACCACCGTTTGTGAATGTG
The sequence above is a segment of the Turneriella parva DSM 21527 genome. Coding sequences within it:
- a CDS encoding alpha/beta hydrolase yields the protein MFKRSDIEFVSGKKGELCRGWLYAPDAESGRLPAVIMAHGFGAVKELRLDAYAEKFAEAGCAVLVFDYRHFGSSEGEPRQLIDISLQLEDWRAALEFARHHSAIDAKRIALWGSSFSGGHVVEIAAADQKVRCVISQVPHLDGFASAAMAGGAQAARLGIEAARDAASGLIGLDPHYVKIAGGPGDLAAMTSENVAAIWPRMIPTGFSFDNRIAARIFLHLPLYSPERFAEKMTMPWLIQAATHDQTTPLAPAEKAARLAPKATLIKYDCDHFDPYLPPLFDTIVAAQVEFLKKWL
- a CDS encoding type II toxin-antitoxin system MqsA family antitoxin, with the translated sequence MIRHCNICKTGELKPGLTHVTLNRKSAIIIIKDVPAEICDNCGEFYLDEPRTEAVLAIAENASRSGSEVEIKRFQAA
- a CDS encoding DUF4258 domain-containing protein, yielding MDEKRFEFSGHAIRRMFEREISVNDVKQAVKANEVIAAYPDDKPLPSRLLFHRGKTGVTHVIAAFDAEHNSEIIISVYRPDPLLWDETLRQRK
- a CDS encoding CRISPR-associated endonuclease Cas2; the encoded protein is MKTLIHNAETIIVTYDIGDQVRRDEMRKYLIDLGGEMQTESVFVVPPSPAIGSQLDSVLATVHLLISPAQNDKVSIFSMIRGDASEYSKFKEHQLAAPQSQMPRSR